The following are encoded together in the Poseidonibacter lekithochrous genome:
- a CDS encoding pseudouridine synthase has translation MKQNKSEEQELIRLNKFLSHNSSYSRREADKLIEEGKVKVNGKVVSNLATKVTNKDDVLINKKIIKEDKNRMVTVIIYNKPKGEIVSKNDPQGRKTIFDSLERKYKHYMPVGRLDYASEGLLLLTDSVDVVNALTHSDLERVYKLKVNGFITPKVEEAMKTGLELEDASVGGHKDSKVKSMNFKPFIAYDIQKNDEKFSRIRVSISEGKNRELRRFFGHFGLDVLDLKRYEFGGISLNNLPTGKSRFLSREEYRDLRHFLDSEENGSFK, from the coding sequence ATGAAACAAAACAAAAGTGAAGAACAAGAACTTATTAGATTAAATAAGTTTCTTTCTCATAATAGTAGCTACTCAAGAAGAGAAGCTGATAAATTAATAGAAGAGGGTAAGGTTAAAGTTAACGGTAAAGTTGTCTCTAACCTTGCTACTAAAGTAACAAATAAAGATGATGTATTAATTAATAAAAAAATCATCAAAGAAGATAAAAATAGAATGGTTACAGTAATCATCTATAATAAGCCTAAGGGTGAGATTGTATCTAAAAACGACCCACAGGGTAGAAAAACTATTTTTGATAGCTTAGAGAGAAAATACAAGCACTATATGCCTGTTGGAAGACTTGATTATGCTTCAGAAGGTTTATTATTATTAACAGATTCTGTTGATGTTGTAAATGCTTTAACTCATTCAGATTTAGAAAGAGTATATAAATTAAAAGTAAATGGTTTTATTACTCCTAAAGTTGAAGAAGCAATGAAAACTGGACTTGAATTAGAAGATGCAAGTGTTGGTGGACATAAAGATTCAAAAGTTAAATCTATGAATTTTAAACCATTTATTGCTTATGATATTCAAAAAAATGATGAAAAATTCTCTAGAATTAGAGTTTCTATTTCAGAAGGTAAGAATAGAGAATTAAGAAGATTCTTCGGACACTTCGGATTAGACGTACTTGACCTAAAAAGATATGAGTTTGGTGGAATTTCATTAAACAACTTACCTACAGGAAAGTCAAGATTCCTATCAAGAGAAGAGTATAGAGATTTAAGACACTTCCTAGATAGCGAAGAAAATGGATCTTTCAAATAA
- a CDS encoding KpsF/GutQ family sugar-phosphate isomerase codes for MNFNEIIKETLHTEAKALEKAASNLSFDIEKAVDLIMNSKGKLIVTGVGKSGLVGAKIAATLASTGTSSFFLHPTEAMHGDLGMIGKDDIVLGLSYSGESEELVQILPHLKRFNIPLISMARNENSSLAKYSDIFININVEKEGCPLDVAPMSSTTLTMAMGDALAVCLMKKRNFQKEDFASFHPGGSLGKQLFIKVDDLLRKDNLPIVSRETKLKDAIIVMSEGRLGNVIITDENEELVGLLSDGDLRRALMNKDFSMECAVETIATLNPKTLKNKDLLASDAIQVVEDFKIQLLVVTDDNNKLVGVLHIHDLIEAGIK; via the coding sequence ATGAACTTTAATGAAATTATTAAAGAAACATTACACACAGAAGCAAAAGCGTTAGAAAAAGCAGCAAGTAACTTATCTTTTGATATAGAGAAAGCTGTTGACTTAATTATGAACTCAAAAGGTAAACTTATCGTTACTGGTGTTGGGAAATCTGGTCTTGTTGGAGCTAAAATAGCTGCAACACTGGCTAGTACTGGTACTAGTTCATTCTTTTTACATCCTACAGAAGCTATGCATGGGGATTTAGGAATGATTGGAAAAGACGATATTGTTTTAGGTCTTTCTTATAGTGGAGAGAGTGAAGAACTTGTTCAGATACTTCCGCATTTAAAAAGATTCAATATCCCTTTAATTTCAATGGCTAGAAATGAAAATTCGAGTTTAGCTAAATATTCAGATATTTTTATAAATATTAACGTAGAAAAAGAGGGTTGTCCTTTAGACGTAGCACCAATGTCTTCTACTACCTTAACAATGGCTATGGGTGATGCTTTAGCTGTATGTTTAATGAAAAAAAGAAATTTTCAAAAGGAAGACTTTGCTTCTTTCCACCCAGGTGGTAGTTTAGGAAAACAACTATTTATTAAGGTAGATGACTTATTAAGAAAAGACAATCTTCCAATCGTTTCACGTGAAACAAAACTTAAAGATGCAATCATTGTAATGAGTGAGGGTAGATTAGGTAATGTTATTATTACTGATGAAAACGAGGAATTAGTTGGACTTTTAAGTGATGGTGACTTAAGAAGAGCCCTTATGAATAAAGATTTTTCAATGGAATGCGCAGTTGAGACAATTGCAACACTGAATCCTAAAACATTAAAAAACAAAGATTTATTAGCAAGTGATGCTATACAAGTGGTAGAAGATTTTAAAATCCAACTACTTGTAGTTACTGATGATAACAATAAATTAGTTGGTGTTTTACATATTCACGATTTAATAGAAGCTGGAATAAAATAA